A region of Desulfuromonas sp. TF DNA encodes the following proteins:
- the dtd gene encoding D-aminoacyl-tRNA deacylase yields the protein MRAVLQRVSSARVVVEEESVGEIGPGLAVLLGVEEGDEENDALFLAEKTAGLRIFEDGEGKMNLSVTDTGGEILVVSQFTLLADCRQGRRPGFSRAAPPEKANALYEHYVDLLRERGLRVETGTFQAMMEVSLVNRGPVTMLLDSRKVF from the coding sequence ATGCGCGCCGTTTTGCAGCGGGTTTCCTCGGCCCGAGTCGTCGTCGAAGAGGAGAGTGTCGGAGAAATCGGTCCCGGTCTGGCCGTTCTGCTCGGGGTTGAGGAGGGGGACGAGGAAAACGATGCTCTCTTTCTGGCCGAAAAGACGGCCGGGCTGAGGATCTTCGAAGACGGAGAGGGAAAGATGAATCTCTCGGTGACGGATACCGGCGGTGAAATTCTGGTGGTTTCCCAGTTCACCCTGCTGGCCGACTGCCGCCAGGGGCGCCGGCCCGGTTTCTCCCGGGCGGCCCCGCCCGAAAAGGCCAACGCCCTTTACGAACATTATGTCGATCTCCTGCGGGAGCGGGGCCTGAGGGTGGAGACGGGGACCTTCCAGGCGATGATGGAGGTGTCCCTGGTGAACAGGGGGCCGGTGACGATGCTGCTGGACAGCCGAAAGGTTTTCTGA